A genomic segment from Geitlerinema sp. PCC 7407 encodes:
- a CDS encoding cytochrome c oxidase subunit II yields MKIPSNITTLIAGILLTLVSLWFGQNHGLLPVAATEDAVRIDGLFNAMMTVSVGLFLLVQGVIVVAAIRFRRRPGDTTDGPPIEGNIPLEILWTAIPAVIVLVISIYSFDVYKDMGGFDPEAGSDHHGVRVEQTTAKKSMPGAAIAATLSDESSLPATHHHDGMPVAAGVGAPPEMETQPADLTVDVTGIQYAWLFNYPGTNITAGELHVPVGKEVKLRIMANDVLHAFWVPEFRLKQDAIPGRQTELRFVATRVGDYPLICAELCGPYHGAMKSRVFVDSVEDYEAWVQAQLPAPDAQTAAAFVPAGDRTPDEFLAPYVEAMGIDSEAIAQMHAHHHSAS; encoded by the coding sequence GTGAAAATTCCAAGCAACATCACAACGCTCATTGCCGGCATCTTGCTCACCTTGGTGAGCCTCTGGTTTGGCCAAAACCATGGCCTCCTTCCCGTTGCCGCCACCGAAGACGCCGTCCGCATCGACGGCCTCTTCAACGCGATGATGACCGTCTCTGTCGGCCTCTTTTTGCTGGTCCAAGGCGTCATCGTCGTCGCCGCCATCCGGTTTCGTCGCCGCCCCGGAGACACCACCGACGGCCCGCCCATCGAGGGCAACATTCCGCTAGAAATCCTCTGGACGGCGATTCCGGCGGTGATCGTGCTGGTGATTTCGATCTACAGCTTCGATGTCTACAAGGACATGGGGGGCTTCGATCCGGAGGCGGGCTCCGATCACCACGGGGTGCGCGTGGAGCAAACCACGGCCAAAAAGTCGATGCCCGGCGCGGCGATCGCCGCCACGCTGTCTGACGAGAGCAGCCTCCCCGCCACCCACCATCACGATGGGATGCCCGTGGCCGCTGGCGTCGGCGCGCCGCCCGAGATGGAGACCCAGCCCGCAGACCTGACGGTGGATGTCACCGGCATTCAGTATGCGTGGCTGTTTAACTACCCCGGCACCAACATCACCGCCGGAGAGCTCCACGTGCCGGTGGGCAAAGAAGTCAAGCTGCGGATCATGGCCAATGATGTGCTGCACGCATTCTGGGTGCCCGAGTTTCGTCTCAAGCAAGACGCCATTCCCGGTCGCCAAACGGAGCTGCGCTTTGTGGCCACTCGCGTTGGGGACTATCCGCTGATCTGCGCAGAGCTGTGCGGCCCCTACCACGGCGCCATGAAGTCTCGGGTGTTTGTGGATTCGGTCGAGGACTATGAGGCGTGGGTCCAGGCCCAGCTACCGGCCCCGGATGCCCAGACTGCGGCGGCCTTCGTGCCAGCGGGCGATCGCACTCCCGATGAGTTCTTAGCGCCCTACGTCGAAGCCATGGG